Proteins from one Xenopus tropicalis strain Nigerian chromosome 1, UCB_Xtro_10.0, whole genome shotgun sequence genomic window:
- the LOC105947317 gene encoding LOW QUALITY PROTEIN: posterior protein-like (The sequence of the model RefSeq protein was modified relative to this genomic sequence to represent the inferred CDS: substituted 2 bases at 2 genomic stop codons) translates to MELVEKYVNKHASVDYNSSADECLTHQFKSLMTQCQSHNNNKIKSNQLPKMVKKIKLANEIFMLLKMKGIAEQKAVQWNSEKAQLREDLDRFGESLMVAATTSEEHDSELDELRKKVLMLAEQNKLLEEKLQECEERSRLREQHVTCLESKVGYSEEIDVPVNVCPVTEQEVRDRELGTRPQTLSSPSLFSPQSEFTRQRVDNTSIPTYRNNPAEPAKLKIQGAXFTKAQDVINLTQVLGKFDTNTSAISISNKLEAVIKQYNLGNKDACALLRAWLPYQLATELRHPVGKPSEVLADVIENWGDARDRLRELQCIMGGCDTRGANALENARYRRGDDAILFCTDYLSLYKVVFNYPDMLSDDTNFLYSMANKCCVDYNTKIALRYASSYNTFVNVLRDWSQDSFESQRHISVVSTNHQHRRFSRRCFGCGXSGHIVRFCRSSMKQHASCTYSCHSVQRQEGDVKQNLNNDLLGHSPSPEHETVVPSENTGTDPTITDNTGDRKQSQNEPRREFHTPSYKTGKEGTTFPSFMPWVNIPLWLYSTWSHIAMQMLMANLAQFAQCVSN, encoded by the exons ATGGAACTTGTGGAAAAATATGTAAACAAACATGCCTCTGTGGATTACAATTCATCTGCAGATGAATGTTTGACACATCAGTTTAAAAGTCTAATGACACAGTGTCaaagtcataataataataaaataaaaagtaatcaaCTTCCAAAGATGGTAAAGAAGATAAAATTGGCTAATGAGATATTCATGTTATTAAAAATGAAAGGCATTGCTGAGCAAAAGGCAGTACAGTGGAACAGTGAGAAGGCCCAGCTCAGAGAAGACTTAGATAGGTTTGGAGAGTCGCTTATGGTAGCAGCTACCACTTCTGAAGAACATGATTCTGAATTGGATGAACTAAGGAAGAAGGTATTGATGCTAGCTGAACAGAATAAGTTATTAGAAGAAAAGCTGCAGGAATGTGAGGAGAGGAGCAGGCTCAGGGAACAACATGTGACCTGTTTAGAAAGCAAGGTGGGATACAGTGAGGAAATA GATGTCCCAGTAAATGTCTGCCCTGTTACTGAACAAGAGGTAAGAGATAGGGAACTAGGCACAAGGCCACAAACATTATCTAGTCCATCTCTCTTTAGCCCCCAATCAGAATTCACCAGACAAAGAGTTGATAATACATCTATACCAACTTATAGAAATAACCCTGCTGAACCAGCAAAACTCAAAAtacaaggggcctgattcactaaa gcccaagatGTTATAAATTTGACCCAAGTATTAGGAAAGTTTGATACTAATACATCAGCCATCAGCATTTCCAATAAATTGGAAGCTGTGATCAAACAATATAACTTGGGAAATAAGGATGCATGTGCCTTGCTTAGAGCATGGCTTCCTTATC aACTGGCTACAGAACTTAGGCATCCAGTTGGTAAGCCCAGTGAAGTGTTAGCTGATGTCATTGAAAACTGGGGAGATGCCAGGGATAGGTTAAGAGAATTGCAATGTATTATGGGTGGGTGTGATACAAGAGGTGCAAATGCACTAGAGAATGCAAGGTATAGGAGAGGAGATGACGCAATATTATTTTGTACGGATTACCTCTCTCTATATAAAGTTGTATTTAACTACCCTGATATGTTGTCTGATGACACAAATTTCCTTTATTCAATGGCTAACAAATGCTGTGTTGATTACAATACAAAAATTGCCCTCAGATATGCCAGCTCTTACAACACCTTTGTAAATGTACTTAGGGATTGGTCGCAGGATTCATTTGAATCCCAGAGACATATTTCTGTTGTATCCACAAACCACCAACACAGGAGATTTTCAAGACGATGTTTTGGTTGTGGATAATCTGGTCATATTGTTAGATTTTGCAGGAGTTCTATGAAACAACATGCTTCTTGTACTTACTCATGTCATTCAGTACAGAGACAAGAGGGGGATGTAAAGCAAAATCTAAATAATGATCTCCTTGGCCACAGCCCTTCCCCGGAGCATGAGACTGTTGTCCCCTCTGAGAATACAGGCACAGATCCCACAATTACAGACAACACAGGAGACCGAAAACAAAGCCAAAATGAGCCCAGAAGGGAATTCCACACCCCTTCTTATAAAACGGGGAAAGAAGGGACAACTTTCCCATCCTTTATGCCTTGGGTGAATATTCCACTCTGGCTTTACAGCACCTGGTCACATATTGCTATGCAAATGCTAATGGCCAACTTAGCACAGTTTGCCCAGTGTGTATCAAACTGA